AAATATGAAGCAAGCCTTAGTTCGATCATCCAGCGGCCGGGTGAAGCTGAAGGGGAAGCAGAAGTCATTCTGATTACACATCCGGTCTCAAGAAAAAATCATCACAAGATTATTGAAGAATTGAATGGATCTGATGTTGTAAAGTCAATCATCAGTCAATATAGAGTGGAAGGAGGCGACCGCTGATGCGCTGGAAGGGACTTATTGAACAATATAAAGAATGGCTTCCTGTGACAGGAGAGACGCCGTTACTTAGTTTAAACGAAGGCAACACACCTTTGATTCATCTCGAGAATCTTTCAAAGGAGTGGGGTGTTTCACTCTATGTAAAAACTGAAGGAGCAAATCCGACCGGCTCATTTAAAGACCGCGGGATGGTCATGGCTGTCGCAAAAGCAAAAGAAGAAGGAAGTAAAGCCATTATCTGTGCTTCTACAGGAAATACGTCTGCAGCTGCAGCAGCATACGGGGCAAGAGCGGGACTGAGAACAATTGTTGTAATCCCTGAAGGAAAAATTGCGCTTGGTAAGCTTGCACAGGCAAGAATGTACGGAGCTGAGATTATTTCAATAGAAGGAAACTTTGATGAAGCACTGAATCTTGTAAGAAAGATCAGTGAGGAAGAGGATATTACACTTGTGAATTCTGTGAATCCTTACCGTCTTGAAGGTCAGAAAACAGCGGCACTTGAAGTGATTGATCAGTTAGGACAGGCACCTGATATTCTGGCTTTACCTGTAGGAAATGCAGGAAACATTTCAGCTTACTGGAAAGGCTTTTCTGAATATCATCAAAAACATGGAGGCGAGTTACCGAAGCTGCTTGGGGCTCAGGCTTCAGGTGCTGCCCCGATTGTTCATGGCAGAGTGTTTGATCAGCCTGAAACAATTGCAACAGCCATTCGTATAGGCCATCCTGCAAGCTGGGACCTGGCATTAAACGCACTGAAAGAATCAAAAGGTCATATTTTGGAAGTGACTGATGAAGAGATTCTTGAAGCATATCAGCTGATTGCCAGACGGGAAGGCGTCTTCGCAGAGCCGGCGTCATGCGCACCAATTGCAGCAATTAAAAAACGCCTTGAAGCAGGTGAAATTGAAAAAGGTTCAACGATTACCGCTGTTTTGACTGGTAACGGTTTAAAGGATCCTGAAACGGCGATTAATGTATCTGACCTTGAACCTCTGGTCATTAAAGCAGAACTGGAAGCCTTAAGAAGTGAACTTAAGGGGGAGGTGAAGCTGTGAGTTTCTCTCCCTTTATCGTAAAAACGCCCGCGTCCACCGCTAATCTTGGACCGGGCTTTGATTCTATCGGTCTTGCATTACCAATTTATCAGACAATCGCTGCAGCGCCTGCTGAGAAATTGAGTATTTCCTACTCACAGTACGATTATCATCACTTACCGACAGATGAGTCTAACCTGATTTTGAAAACGATACGTCAAATCTCAGTGAAGTCCGGTAAAGTTTGTCCCGGTGCGGAATTAACCGTGCGTTCGGAAATTCCATTATCAAAAGGTCTTGGCAGCAGTGCAGCGGCTATCGCAGCAGGTATTGTCATTGCAGACCGCTTGATGAAGCTGGAGTTAAGCCTGGATCATCAGATTAGACTTGCTTCTGAGATTGAAGGTCATCCTGATAACGTGTCAGCTTCGCTTGCGGGTGGTCTTACTGTTTCTAGGTTTGACGATGAGGGGCTCTCAAGTGTCTCATTACCTGCAAAAGGTTTCTCAGTCATTATTATGGCTCCTGACTCAGAACTCGAAACAAAAGAATCAAGAGGTGTCTTGCCTGCCAATCTCACTCATGGGGATGCAGTGCTTGCAAGTGCCGCAGCAAATGTAATGGTAGCCGCATTAATAACCGGGGAGTTTCAAAAAGCCGGACAGGTCATGATGAAAGATACGTTTCATGAACCTTATAGGAGAACATTTTTCCCGAATCTTGATGATATCAAAAAATTCGCATGTGAAAATGGTGCTTTTGCGGTTACAATCAGTGGAGCAGGTCCATGTATCTCTATTTTTGCTGAAGATGCAAAGGTATCAGCTGTTTATAATTTAATTAAAAATAAATATGCCGGATATCAGGCAATTAAATTAAAACCTTCAAATCAGGGTACGTTATGTACAGAGCACCATCTGAACCGTTTGTCAGTTTGACAGACGGTTTTTATTTTGTTTGTATCAGGAGAGAATTGGATAATACATGTACTAGAGTTCAAAAAACGGTATAGGAGTGGTAAACATGAAATTCTCTGATATTCAAAAAAAAGGACAGCCTGCACAGCATCAGAATCAACAGCCCGGAGACATTGATAAAATGAATCCCCAACCGGTTCATGACGATCCAAACTATAAGGGAAGCGGCAAACTCAGCGGGAAAACTGCACTAATTACTGGTGGAGACAGCGGGATCGGAAAAGCAGCGGCGATTGCCTTCGCTAAAGAAGGAGCAAACCTGTCAATCGTTTATCTTGATGAGCATGATGACGCTAAGAAAACAAAAGAAGAAGTACAGGCATACGGTGCAAAGTGTCTGATTCTAAGCGGGGACGTCGGCAATGAGGAGTTCTGTAAGCTCGCAGTGTCAAGTACTGTTAAAGAGTTCGGCACGCTTGATATTCTTGTTAATAATGCAGCTGAACAGCATCCGCAGAGTTCCATTGAAGACATTAGTGCAGCACAGTTAGAAAAAACTTTTAAAACGAATATTTTTTCAATGTTTCATCTGGTAAAAGCATCATTAAAACATATGAAAGAGGGCAGTACGATTATCAATACAAGCTCAGTTACTGCTTATGCAGGTAATGAACAGCTGATTGATTATTCTTCAACTAAAGGGGCAATTACAAGCTTCACACGATCATTGGCAAAATCATTGACTTCTAAAAAGATCAGGGTTAATGCGGTGGCGCCGGGTCCAATTTGGACGCCGCTGATTCCTTCAACGTTCCCAAGTGATCAGGTAGCGGAATTTGGAGCGGAAAATCCCCAGGAAAGACACGGGCAGCCTGCAGAGCTTGCACCTGCGTATGTAATGCTGGCATCTAATGATAGTTCTTATATGACCGGACAGACAATTCATATTAACGGAGGTACGTTTGTTTCAAGTTAATGTTTCAATAAGTAATCCCCCGGGCCAGAAATAAGCCCGGGGGATTTTTAACAGTTAATAATCATCATCTACGTATTGCCAGCCATCTTCCTCATACTCAGAAATCTCCTGAACTTCATCTTCACGTAAGCCAGTAGAAAGAAGCTGTTCGGTTTTTACCTGATTCGTTTCCTCTGGCTGATAGTCCCTTATCAGTTCATCTCGGTTTCGCTTCATTGCTGAGCCACCTCCATGAAAATATAGTTAACAATTGGCTAGAGGAATCCTACACGTTTAGTTTAACATATCTAAGCATTTTCATACATCCGTCATTTTTCAGTATCCAAAAGTCCTTCTGAAGACGACTCGGATTGTGTACGGCGCTTTTTCTTCTCATTTTTCTGATCAATTTTCTGGTCTTCAACCGGTACAGGATCAGTGTGTTTTTCATCTTCATGCCGATCCAGTATATTTTCCTTGTCACTTTTTATTCGATCAGGCTGATCATGCTTTTTATCGTTCATCAAATTTATCCCTCCTAAAAGTTCTTATTAAACCATTCCCTTATTTTTACCATACAAATCATACTTAGTAGCAACTCCAAATTAAAAAAGATGTTTTAAAAAAAGATTTTAAGGAAATAAAGAAAGTATGAATGAAAGAGGAGGGCTTTATGATGGGATTTAAAAGACTTGCATTATTAGGGTTAGGTGCAGCAGGTGCTGCGTATTTTAAGAAAAAAGAGAATAGAGACAAGGCGAAAGCCGCTTTTGAAGATTCAAAAGTAAAAGTCAGCCAAATGGTTGATGATGCGAAAAAATCGTATGACAACTACAAAACTGGAGAGAAGACAACAGACTACTCTCATGAAGATGATAAGATGATGTCAGAAGGCGCACAGACTTCTGTACAATACTATAATGAGCAGCAGGAAGAACAGGAAGGTAAACCACCGCGTCCAGGGACACCTGAATAAACTGCCTGACAGAACAGCCGTATATACGGCTGTTTTTTGTTTTTATTCATAGCCGAGCAAAAGTTTCTCAAATAGTGTATAATAGTAAATGTATAATGATATACTGTAATATAAAACATTACAAGATCCCTTTTTATCTCATACGGATAAAACCTGATTTTGTAACTTAAGGGGGACAATCAGTGATGTTTCAAAGAAAACCGACTGAAGAAATTCAAAAGGAACAGACAGATGTTTGGGAATGCTCAGCCGACGGTTGTAATGTGTGGATGCGCGATAACTTCTCTGTAAAAGGGCAGGAAAATCAGCAGTGTCCGATCTGTGGCAGTGATATGGTCAAAGGCAGCAGAAATATTGAAGTCGTACCTAACCCTCAAAATTTTTAAACATAATAGCCGCAGGTTCGCTTGCGGCTTTCAAGAGGTACGGACGTGTGCTACAATAAATGTATTAAATGAATAGGTAAAGAGGTTCGCGACCATCCCTCTATAAAAAACTAGGCCAATTGCAGGAAATACCTGCTTTTTTTAGTGAACTCGTGAACACTCTTACTTCTTTCATGGAACTCATCATGAACAGGAGAGGAGCTTTTTTTATGGATAAAAATAAAGCCATAGTCGTATTTAGTGGTGGCCAGGACAGTACAACTTGTTTGTTTTGGGCACTTGAAAAATTTGATTCAGTTGAAGCAGTGACTTTCGCTTATGGACAAAGACATGCTTCAGAAATTGAGGCCGCAAAAGAAATTGCGAGTGATTTAAATGTCAGACATCACATACTGGATATGAGTCTGTTGAACCAGCTCGCGCCATCAGCATTAACAAGGGATGAGGAAATAGTCCAAAAAGAAGGCGAGCTTCCATCAACATTCGTTCCTGGAAGAAACCTGATGTTTTTATCTTTTGCTTCCGTTCTTGCTCATCAATCTGGCGCAAAGCATATTGTGACAGGTGTATGCGAGACTGATTTCAGCGGATATCCGGATTGCCGTGATGCTTTCGTAAAGTCTCTTAATGTATCAGTTAATTTATCTATGGATAAAGACTTTGTTTTTCACACGCCGCTGATGTGGCTTGATAAAAAAGAAACGTGGGAGCTTGCAGATCAGCTGAACCGCTTTGAATATGTAAGAAACCACACAATTACCTGCTATAACGGGGTTAAAGGTGACGGATGTGGAGAATGCCCTGCATGTAAGCTACGTCTGAAAGGTATGAATGAGTATCTTAATGAGAAGGAGGGAATCCGATGATGCAGCAAATCTATCCCGCTCCCATGCATTCATTTTCTTATGAATTAAATAAAGATTTCCACTTCTCAGCTGCACATGCTATCCCTTCTGATGAGGCAGGTAAGTGCCGCTTTGTACATGGACATACTTATTATGTTAATATCACCGTTGCTGGAGACGACCTGGATGATGCCGGTTTTTTGATTAACTTTAAAAAAATCAAACAGCTTGTACATGACCGTTTTGATCACACACTACTCAATGATGATCAGCTATTTTCTGAAGACGACTCTGACCGTTTTCCGACAACTGAAGTCGTTGCAAGATCTATTTGGGAGATCATCGAAAGTCATTTAAGAGAAACAGATAATCAACCGACATGCCTGCAGGTCTTTCTCAGAGAAACGCCTACAAGTTATGTCCTATATCGCCCAAAGAAAGAAGGGAACTTTTAAATGGAACAAACAAAAAAGAAGTTTCCTGTACTTGAGATTTTTGGACCGACTGTTCAGGGAGAAGGAATGGTCATTGGTCAGAAAACCATGTTTGTTAGAACGGCAGGCTGTGACTACAGCTGTTCATGGTGCGATTCTGCATTCACCTGGGATGGCAGTGCAAAAGACGAAATTAATAAAATGACTGCTGAAGAAATTTATCATGAACTAAAAGCAACAGGTGGGAACTTATTTAACCACGTAACGATTTCAGGTGGTAATCCAGCCCTGCTAAAGAACCTTTCTGAACTGGTGGACCTGCTTCATGAAAATGATATACAGGTAGCATTAGAAACACAGGGCAGTATTTGGCAGGACTGGTTTTGGAATATAGATGATCTAACGCTGTCACCAAAGCCGCCAAGCTCAGGTATGAAGCCCAATATGGGGATTCTCGATGATATCATTGAAAAGCTTCGTAAAGGGAGTCATGATTATTCATTAAAAGTGGTGATCTTTGATGAGCTTGATCTTACTTTTGCTGAAGAACTGCATCAGCGTTATCCGGGAGTACCTTTTTATCTTCAGGTTGGGAACGACCAGGTACATGAGGAAAAAGATGAGAAGCTAATACCAAACCTGATTTCACGCTATGAGTGGCTGATTGACCAGGTCATGGAAAGCAGCAGTCTGAATCAGGTTCGAGTACTGCCTCAGCTCCACACTTATGTGTGGGGGAATAAAAGAGGGGTGTAACCGGATTGCTGACAGGTATTATATTATGTCTTTTATGCAGCGTCATCTTTATTTATCAGATGAGAAAAGATCATATTAATCGCAATGTGGTTATTTTATTCTTTGCACTTGCCGGAATGATTGCAGGTGCATGGTTTATATTTGACGCGGTGATCATCAGATTGATCTAAAAAAGTGAAGGCCCCATTATTCGGGCCTTCACTTTTTTAATTTTCCCAGTGTGCTTCAATAAATTCATCTCTGCCTGATTGTTTGCGGTCCTTTTTGTAGGCTTCAGGGTCTTTTTTATAAAAATCCTGATGGTAATCTTCAGCAGGATAAAATACTGAAGCAGGCTCGATTGGGGTAATAACAGGCTTTTTGAAACGTCCTGAATTTGCCAGCGCCTGCTTAGACTGTTCAGCCTTAATTTTTTGATCTTCATTGTGATAAAAAACCGTTGCGCGATAAGACGGTCCACGGTCCTGAAACTGTCCTTCATCGTCAGTCGGATCTACCTGCTGCCAGTAGATCTCAAGCAGCTGTTCATAAGGAAATACATCAGGGTTAAATGTAATTTCCACTGCTTCACGATGACCTGACTCTCCGGATTTTACATCTTCATAAGTTGGATTTTCCACGTGACCACCTGTGTAACCCGAAACCACTTTTTCAATTCCATCAAACTGATCAAACGGCTTAACCATGCACCAGAAGCAGCCACCTGCAAATGTCGCTTTTTCAAATTTCATTGTAAAACCTCCAATGCTGAATAATTTATTTTATCATCTCATTCTCAGATTTTCCCGGATAAAGGTTTGATTTTTATAAAAAGAGGGTTTAAAGTGTAACGAATAGATGATTAAAACCGTCTATATAAATATCAAAATCTATTAAGTGTGAATACACTTAGGAGGAACTATGGAAACAAGAGTAAAAAGAAGAAAGAAAAAGCTGAGAAAAGGGAGAACGCTTTTTACGTTATTCGTTTTGTTTATAATGATTGCTGCAGGTTATGCAGGCAGTCAATATTGGATAGGCTATCAATCTACTAAAGGTGCTGCACCTGAATTACAGCAGGGTGAGGAGTTTCAAAGGTCAAACCCTGAAAACGGGAAAAGAAATGTACTATTGATCGGTGTGGATAGCAGAGGAGAAGAGAAATCAAGATCAGATACAATGATGATTGCACAGTGGGATTCAGATACAGATACTGTTAAGCTTGTTTCATTAATGAGAGATATCTATGTTGAAATACCGGAGTACGGACCATATAAATTGAATACAGCATTTTATCTGGATGGTCCTGAACTGCTGAGAAAAACTATTGATCATAATTTTAATATTCCGATTCACGATTACATGATTGTCGATTTTAAAGCGTTTGAAACAGCTGTCGATACGATCGCACCAAACGGGGTTGATATTAATGTTGAAAAAGCAATGTCTGAGAAGATCGGTGTGTCACTAGAAGCAGGTCAACAAAAGTTAAATGGCCAGGAATTGCTCGGTTATGCAAGGTTCAGAGCCGACAGTGAAGGTGACTTTGGCCGGGTTGACAGACAGCAGCAGGTGATCGAGGCGCTTATTGATCACACAGTAAGCGTGTCTTCAATTGCACGTGCGCCTAAAACGATTGGTGCCGTACAGCCTTACTTGCAGACGAGCTTATCAGAATCAGCAAAATTAAGCCTGTTTTCTAGTTTATTGTTCAGTGGGGGCGGAAATGTTGAAAGGCTGACTGTTCCAATTGAAGGATCTTATACGACACCGCGTTATGAAGGCGCAGGATCAGTGTTAGAGCTCGACTGGGAAGCAAACCAGGAAGCAATTAAAGAGTTTCTTAAATAATAAAAACGCAGCGCTTGTGATTTAGCGCTGCGTTTTTATCTATAATTTTTTCCTGCCTGTTATCAGGTTGTAGATAATTAAGATGACTGCAATAATAATTAATACATGAATAATGCCGCCTGCAATATCTAATAAAAGTCCAACTAACCAAACTACAATCAAAATCACAATGATCCACCATAAAATTCTCATCATATGCTGTCACCCCTTTCTTATTATTAATCGATTACAATTATTATTTACCCTAACAACTGTCTGATAACCCATAAGATGAAAATTTTTAACGAAATATGCCCTTTTGTGGATGTTCGATCATATGTTCGCTATAATGGTTTCATATACATAAAGTAAAGGATGAAGCACATGAAAGGCGCGTCACACGCACTCGCAGGAACAGCAATTGGCTTAGGGACTGCTGTTTATTATAATTTGGAGCCGGCAGCAACAGGGCTCGTTATGCTGCTTGGAAGTACAGCAGCACTCGCACCTGATCTTGATACCAATGGCAGGCTGTCTAACAGAATCTCATTACACCGCAAGTGGCTTTGGTACACACTGTCTGCAATCGGTGTTCTGATCGGGATCTACAGTCTGATTTCACTCTCCGGATTATTTAAAGCCGGGGGCATTATAGCTGCTGTTACATTAATTATCGCACCACGTTTTCTAATTAAACAGCGATTTATGGTGATGCTCACGGGACTCGCAATCATCGGAATTGGATGGTTTTATACAGAGTACTGGCTGATTTATTTTGGGTTATTTACAATACTCAGCTCTTTCTTACCGCATAGAGGTCTCACTCATTCTGCTTTAGGGCTTCTGGTCTTTACTTATATCGCTCATACGCTTGAAATCAGGCTAGATATACAGGGGATCACAGCTGTTTGTTTTTTTGCCTATCTCAGCCACCTGATTCTTGATATGAAAGCTTTGCCTTTTAATAAAAAAGGGGTCAAGTGGTTCCTGCCTTTTTTCAGTAAAGAATTTTAAGGTTTTATAAATGTGGAAAGCAGTGGTAAACTACAAACATGAGAAAAATCGTTTCATGACAGCCAGCCGGGGGTATGAAAATAAATACTCGCATGTTTAAAGGAGTTTGATTATGACACTATCACATGAAAAAAGAATTCAATTGCATGAATTTAATAATTTGACGAAGTCACTCAGTTTTAATATGTATGACGTTTGCTATACAAAGTCCAAGCAGGAAAGAGAAGCTTATATTGCCTATATTGATGAGCAGTACAATGCTGACCGTCTGACGAAGATTTTGACTCATGTAGCTGATATTATAGGGGCTCATGTTTTAAATGTTGCAAAGCAGGATTATGTGCCGCAGGGAGCCAGTGTAACGATCCTGGTATCAGAAGGACCAATTGTTGAAGTTCCGACAGAAAACTATGAAGAATCTCCAGGTCCGCTGCCATCAACAGCAGCGCTGCACTTAGATAAAAGTCATATTACCGTTCATACGTATCCTGAATATCATCCGCACGAAGGGATCAGTACATTCAGAGCAGATATTGATGTATCAACATGTGGTGAAATCTCGCCGCTTAAAGCACTGAATTACCTGATTCATTCTTTTGATACAGATATTATGACAATGGACTATCGCGTACGCGGATTCACACGTGATGTGGATGGTCATAAATTATTTATTGATCATGATATTAATTCAATTCAAAACTTTATACCGAAAGAAATTAAAAAAGATTATGACATGATTGATGTGAATGTATATCCGGAAAATATCTTTCACACGAAATGCAAGCTGAAAGATTTTGATCTGAATAATTACTTGTTTGGATATAAAAAAGATTCACTTTCTGATGATGAAGCGTCAGAGATTACAGATAAGCTGAAAATTGAGATGGATGAGATCTTTTACGGAAAGAATATGCGTGCGCATCCGAGAGATCCGTCCAGAAATGAATAACCCGTTAAATACGGGTTATTTTTTATGAGAGGGGGATGGTAAATCAGAGCGTAAAATATTTTTAATTTCTAGTTTACATAATATATATTATAGGAAGTTAAGTTAAAATCAGCATTTTGGTCTCATATCTTAAGTTTACTATTAATAGTGAGACAAAACAGAAAAATAAAAAGCGCGTCTGCACTTTTTATTTTGTGGTTTCTTCATGAACTTTAGCAATTTTATATCTTCTTATAGCAATAAATACATTTACAGCACTGATTAAAATTAAAAATACACCAAGCGCTGCATCATTATCAATAAATCTTCTTATACTCCAGACACCAAAAAAAACAGCAAAAATCAGATTTAAAGCAATCATCGCCG
This region of Jeotgalibacillus malaysiensis genomic DNA includes:
- a CDS encoding threonine synthase, with translation MRWKGLIEQYKEWLPVTGETPLLSLNEGNTPLIHLENLSKEWGVSLYVKTEGANPTGSFKDRGMVMAVAKAKEEGSKAIICASTGNTSAAAAAYGARAGLRTIVVIPEGKIALGKLAQARMYGAEIISIEGNFDEALNLVRKISEEEDITLVNSVNPYRLEGQKTAALEVIDQLGQAPDILALPVGNAGNISAYWKGFSEYHQKHGGELPKLLGAQASGAAPIVHGRVFDQPETIATAIRIGHPASWDLALNALKESKGHILEVTDEEILEAYQLIARREGVFAEPASCAPIAAIKKRLEAGEIEKGSTITAVLTGNGLKDPETAINVSDLEPLVIKAELEALRSELKGEVKL
- a CDS encoding homoserine kinase, with protein sequence MSFSPFIVKTPASTANLGPGFDSIGLALPIYQTIAAAPAEKLSISYSQYDYHHLPTDESNLILKTIRQISVKSGKVCPGAELTVRSEIPLSKGLGSSAAAIAAGIVIADRLMKLELSLDHQIRLASEIEGHPDNVSASLAGGLTVSRFDDEGLSSVSLPAKGFSVIIMAPDSELETKESRGVLPANLTHGDAVLASAAANVMVAALITGEFQKAGQVMMKDTFHEPYRRTFFPNLDDIKKFACENGAFAVTISGAGPCISIFAEDAKVSAVYNLIKNKYAGYQAIKLKPSNQGTLCTEHHLNRLSV
- a CDS encoding short chain dehydrogenase; protein product: MKFSDIQKKGQPAQHQNQQPGDIDKMNPQPVHDDPNYKGSGKLSGKTALITGGDSGIGKAAAIAFAKEGANLSIVYLDEHDDAKKTKEEVQAYGAKCLILSGDVGNEEFCKLAVSSTVKEFGTLDILVNNAAEQHPQSSIEDISAAQLEKTFKTNIFSMFHLVKASLKHMKEGSTIINTSSVTAYAGNEQLIDYSSTKGAITSFTRSLAKSLTSKKIRVNAVAPGPIWTPLIPSTFPSDQVAEFGAENPQERHGQPAELAPAYVMLASNDSSYMTGQTIHINGGTFVSS
- a CDS encoding 7-cyano-7-deazaguanine synthase, with amino-acid sequence MDKNKAIVVFSGGQDSTTCLFWALEKFDSVEAVTFAYGQRHASEIEAAKEIASDLNVRHHILDMSLLNQLAPSALTRDEEIVQKEGELPSTFVPGRNLMFLSFASVLAHQSGAKHIVTGVCETDFSGYPDCRDAFVKSLNVSVNLSMDKDFVFHTPLMWLDKKETWELADQLNRFEYVRNHTITCYNGVKGDGCGECPACKLRLKGMNEYLNEKEGIR
- a CDS encoding 6-pyruvoyltetrahydropterin synthase yields the protein MMQQIYPAPMHSFSYELNKDFHFSAAHAIPSDEAGKCRFVHGHTYYVNITVAGDDLDDAGFLINFKKIKQLVHDRFDHTLLNDDQLFSEDDSDRFPTTEVVARSIWEIIESHLRETDNQPTCLQVFLRETPTSYVLYRPKKEGNF
- a CDS encoding 7-carboxy-7-deazaguanine synthase → MEQTKKKFPVLEIFGPTVQGEGMVIGQKTMFVRTAGCDYSCSWCDSAFTWDGSAKDEINKMTAEEIYHELKATGGNLFNHVTISGGNPALLKNLSELVDLLHENDIQVALETQGSIWQDWFWNIDDLTLSPKPPSSGMKPNMGILDDIIEKLRKGSHDYSLKVVIFDELDLTFAEELHQRYPGVPFYLQVGNDQVHEEKDEKLIPNLISRYEWLIDQVMESSSLNQVRVLPQLHTYVWGNKRGV
- a CDS encoding methionine sulfoxide reductase A, whose amino-acid sequence is MKFEKATFAGGCFWCMVKPFDQFDGIEKVVSGYTGGHVENPTYEDVKSGESGHREAVEITFNPDVFPYEQLLEIYWQQVDPTDDEGQFQDRGPSYRATVFYHNEDQKIKAEQSKQALANSGRFKKPVITPIEPASVFYPAEDYHQDFYKKDPEAYKKDRKQSGRDEFIEAHWEN
- a CDS encoding transcriptional regulator, whose product is METRVKRRKKKLRKGRTLFTLFVLFIMIAAGYAGSQYWIGYQSTKGAAPELQQGEEFQRSNPENGKRNVLLIGVDSRGEEKSRSDTMMIAQWDSDTDTVKLVSLMRDIYVEIPEYGPYKLNTAFYLDGPELLRKTIDHNFNIPIHDYMIVDFKAFETAVDTIAPNGVDINVEKAMSEKIGVSLEAGQQKLNGQELLGYARFRADSEGDFGRVDRQQQVIEALIDHTVSVSSIARAPKTIGAVQPYLQTSLSESAKLSLFSSLLFSGGGNVERLTVPIEGSYTTPRYEGAGSVLELDWEANQEAIKEFLK
- a CDS encoding S-adenosylmethionine decarboxylase — protein: MTLSHEKRIQLHEFNNLTKSLSFNMYDVCYTKSKQEREAYIAYIDEQYNADRLTKILTHVADIIGAHVLNVAKQDYVPQGASVTILVSEGPIVEVPTENYEESPGPLPSTAALHLDKSHITVHTYPEYHPHEGISTFRADIDVSTCGEISPLKALNYLIHSFDTDIMTMDYRVRGFTRDVDGHKLFIDHDINSIQNFIPKEIKKDYDMIDVNVYPENIFHTKCKLKDFDLNNYLFGYKKDSLSDDEASEITDKLKIEMDEIFYGKNMRAHPRDPSRNE